A genome region from Euphorbia lathyris chromosome 4, ddEupLath1.1, whole genome shotgun sequence includes the following:
- the LOC136225684 gene encoding serine/threonine-protein kinase PEPKR2-like isoform X1, with product MVLRKKNESKRLRENSSVDPPCRGLKRKSGCIDVVTQLGRKQKIEQHYDLGASIGQGKFGSVVLCRDKVTGVECACKILPKGKGADLLVHREVEIMQHLSGHPGIVTLKAVYENAKFYYLVMELCSGGQLLHQMAREGQYSEHRAANIIRELVLLIKYCQEMGVVHRDIKPENILLTASGKLKLADFGLSVRIKNGQKITGLAGSPAYVAPEILLGDYSDQVDIWSAGVLLHALLVGVLPFQGDSSGAVSEAIKNAELDFQSGVWESVSQPAKDLVSRMLTRDASARLSADEILRKYLLHNQIRFLYESYYCVISCDMHFCKAPMDIVLYRANFEGTDVQIKV from the exons ATGGTTCTAAGGAAGAAAAATGAAAGCAAAAGATTGAGAGAAAATTCCTCTGTGGATCCACCATGTAGGGGTCTTAAGAGAAAATCTGGGTGTATTGATGTGGTGACTCAATTGGGACGCAAGCAAAAGATTGAGCAACATTATGATTTGGGTGCTTCAATAGGCCAGGGGAAGTTTGGATCTGTGGTATTATGTAGAGATAAAGTCACTGGGGTAGAGTGTGCATGCAAAATATTGCCCAAAGGCAAAGGAGCGGATCTTCTTGTGCATCGAGAAGTGGAGATAATGCAGCACCTCTCTGGTCATCCAGGCATTGTAACCTTGAAGGCTGTTTATGAGAATGCAAAATTTTATTATCTGGTTATGGAGCTTTGTTCTGGAGGACAGTTGCTTCACCAGATGGCAAGGGAAGGCCAATACTCAGAGCATCGCGCTGCTAATATCATAAGGGAGTTGGTTTTACTCATCAAATATTGCCAAGAAATGGGTGTTGTCCACAGGGACATAAAGCCCGAGAATATCCTACTTACAGCATCAGGGAAATTGAAGCTTGCAGATTTTGGGCTATCGGTCAGAATTAAAAATG GTCAGAAAATAACAGGTTTGGCTGGAAGTCCCGCCTATGTTGCCCCAGAAATTTTATTGGGTGATTACTCTGATCAAGTTGATATTTGGAGTGCTGGTGTCCTGCTCCATGCCCTGTTGGTTGGGGTTCTTCCCTTTCAAGGCGATTCTTCGGGTGCAGTATCCGAGGCGATTAAGAATGCTGAACTCGATTTTCAGAGTGGAGTATGGGAGTCAGTATCTCAACCTGCAAAGGATCTAGTATCGCGCATGCTTACAAGAGATGCTTCAGCAAGATTAAGTGCTGATGAAATACTGCGTAAGTATCTTTTACATAACCAAATTCGATTTTTGTATGAATCTTATTACTGTGTCATCTCATGCGATATGCACTTTTGCAAGGCACCCATGGATATTGTTCTATACAGAGCCAACTTTGAAGGGACTGACGTTcaaatcaaagtttag
- the LOC136225684 gene encoding serine/threonine-protein kinase PEPKR2-like isoform X2: MVLRKKNESKRLRENSSVDPPCRGLKRKSGCIDVVTQLGRKQKIEQHYDLGASIGQGKFGSVVLCRDKVTGVECACKILPKGKGADLLVHREVEIMQHLSGHPGIVTLKAVYENAKFYYLVMELCSGGQLLHQMAREGQYSEHRAANIIRELVLLIKYCQEMGVVHRDIKPENILLTASGKLKLADFGLSVRIKNGQKITGLAGSPAYVAPEILLGDYSDQVDIWSAGVLLHALLVGVLPFQGDSSGAVSEAIKNAELDFQSGVWESVSQPAKDLVSRMLTRDASARLSADEILRTHGYCSIQSQL, translated from the exons ATGGTTCTAAGGAAGAAAAATGAAAGCAAAAGATTGAGAGAAAATTCCTCTGTGGATCCACCATGTAGGGGTCTTAAGAGAAAATCTGGGTGTATTGATGTGGTGACTCAATTGGGACGCAAGCAAAAGATTGAGCAACATTATGATTTGGGTGCTTCAATAGGCCAGGGGAAGTTTGGATCTGTGGTATTATGTAGAGATAAAGTCACTGGGGTAGAGTGTGCATGCAAAATATTGCCCAAAGGCAAAGGAGCGGATCTTCTTGTGCATCGAGAAGTGGAGATAATGCAGCACCTCTCTGGTCATCCAGGCATTGTAACCTTGAAGGCTGTTTATGAGAATGCAAAATTTTATTATCTGGTTATGGAGCTTTGTTCTGGAGGACAGTTGCTTCACCAGATGGCAAGGGAAGGCCAATACTCAGAGCATCGCGCTGCTAATATCATAAGGGAGTTGGTTTTACTCATCAAATATTGCCAAGAAATGGGTGTTGTCCACAGGGACATAAAGCCCGAGAATATCCTACTTACAGCATCAGGGAAATTGAAGCTTGCAGATTTTGGGCTATCGGTCAGAATTAAAAATG GTCAGAAAATAACAGGTTTGGCTGGAAGTCCCGCCTATGTTGCCCCAGAAATTTTATTGGGTGATTACTCTGATCAAGTTGATATTTGGAGTGCTGGTGTCCTGCTCCATGCCCTGTTGGTTGGGGTTCTTCCCTTTCAAGGCGATTCTTCGGGTGCAGTATCCGAGGCGATTAAGAATGCTGAACTCGATTTTCAGAGTGGAGTATGGGAGTCAGTATCTCAACCTGCAAAGGATCTAGTATCGCGCATGCTTACAAGAGATGCTTCAGCAAGATTAAGTGCTGATGAAATACTGC GCACCCATGGATATTGTTCTATACAGAGCCAACTTTGA